A single genomic interval of Litoreibacter ponti harbors:
- a CDS encoding winged helix-turn-helix domain-containing protein, whose amino-acid sequence MTLPTIPLATVRHHHLAKHRLCEPPTGPGKGADLDQMLEDLTFVQLDSINTVARAHHMILHARRGNYRPRALDRLMAERRVFEHWTHDASAIHIDNFAHWRLKMARDAETLRGRWKEWRRAGFEEKFDEILKRISDHGPCCSSDVGENEQKGSGGWWDWHPSKTALEYLWRSGELSVTRREGFRKFYDLTENVIPPEHLNQRYLPEETIQTACSTALDALSFATSGELAAFWDIITPQEAKDWCAEQLAKGDLIEVMLETAQGKPRRSFARPNVLDTPLMEPTKRIRILSPFDPALRDRKRTERLFGFHYRIEVFVPEAKRRYGYYVFPVLEGDRIIGRIDMKAERARDTMAVRAFWPETGVRMGSGRVRSLQIAIERSAKLAEVSELEFAPDWLR is encoded by the coding sequence ATGACCCTTCCCACTATTCCACTGGCCACCGTGCGCCATCACCATCTGGCCAAACACCGTCTGTGCGAGCCCCCCACCGGCCCCGGCAAGGGTGCGGACCTTGATCAGATGCTCGAGGATCTGACCTTCGTGCAGCTCGACAGCATCAACACCGTCGCCCGCGCCCATCACATGATCCTGCACGCGCGGCGCGGCAATTACCGCCCGCGCGCTTTGGATCGCCTTATGGCCGAGCGCCGCGTGTTCGAGCATTGGACCCACGATGCCTCTGCCATTCACATCGACAATTTCGCCCATTGGCGGCTGAAGATGGCCCGCGACGCCGAGACCTTGCGCGGTCGCTGGAAGGAATGGCGGCGCGCAGGCTTTGAAGAGAAGTTCGACGAGATACTGAAGCGCATCTCCGATCACGGCCCCTGCTGCTCGTCCGATGTGGGGGAGAACGAGCAGAAGGGCTCTGGCGGCTGGTGGGATTGGCACCCATCGAAGACTGCCCTGGAATATTTGTGGCGCTCGGGCGAGCTGTCGGTGACGCGGCGCGAGGGGTTTCGCAAGTTCTATGACCTGACCGAAAACGTCATCCCGCCTGAACATCTCAACCAGCGCTACCTGCCTGAGGAGACGATCCAGACCGCCTGCTCCACCGCGTTGGACGCCTTGAGCTTTGCCACGTCCGGCGAGCTGGCCGCGTTCTGGGACATCATCACGCCGCAAGAAGCCAAGGATTGGTGCGCCGAACAGCTGGCCAAAGGCGACCTGATCGAGGTGATGCTGGAGACCGCCCAAGGCAAGCCGCGCCGATCCTTCGCACGGCCCAATGTGCTCGACACACCGCTGATGGAACCCACAAAGCGCATCCGCATCCTGTCGCCTTTTGACCCTGCGTTGCGCGACCGCAAGCGGACCGAGCGGCTCTTTGGCTTTCACTACCGGATCGAGGTTTTCGTGCCCGAGGCCAAGCGCAGATACGGCTACTACGTCTTCCCCGTGCTCGAAGGGGACCGCATCATCGGGCGCATCGACATGAAGGCCGAGCGCGCGCGCGACACGATGGCGGTGCGCGCCTTCTGGCCCGAGACCGGCGTGCGCATGGGCTCCGGACGGGTCAGGTCGCTGCAGATCGCGATCGAGCGCAGCGCCAAGCTTGCAGAGGTGTCAGAGCTGGAGTTCGCCCCAGACTGGCTGCGGTGA
- the thiS gene encoding sulfur carrier protein ThiS, producing the protein MRIQLNGVPRETEAATLDALLIEAGYADAVVATAVNGDFVPAAARASTTLNQGDAIEVVAPMQGG; encoded by the coding sequence ATGCGCATTCAGCTTAACGGCGTCCCGCGCGAGACCGAGGCCGCGACGCTCGACGCTCTGCTGATCGAGGCAGGTTATGCCGACGCCGTCGTCGCCACCGCCGTGAACGGCGACTTCGTGCCCGCCGCCGCGCGCGCGTCAACCACACTCAACCAAGGCGACGCCATCGAAGTCGTCGCGCCGATGCAGGGGGGCTGA
- the thiD gene encoding bifunctional hydroxymethylpyrimidine kinase/phosphomethylpyrimidine kinase: protein MRATPPIALTIAGSDSGGGAGIQADLKAFSALGTYGASVITAVTAQNTTAVTAVHEIPADVVAAQIKAVLSDLDVRAIKIGMLFSPAIIDAVARELESFDGHIVLDPVMIAKSGDALLQDAAITAMIDQMLPRATLLTPNLPEAARLLGATEGEEIEAQAHALLAKGPQAVLMKGGHGTGETCTDLLVTPDLPPLRLDAPRIDTRNTHGTGCTYSASIAAFLALGHTMPDAVTAAHAYLHEAIKRSDELQIGAGHGPVHHFHSLWDAHA from the coding sequence ATGCGCGCGACCCCGCCAATTGCCCTGACCATCGCAGGCTCCGACAGCGGTGGCGGTGCTGGGATTCAGGCGGACCTCAAGGCCTTCTCCGCCCTTGGCACCTATGGCGCCAGCGTGATCACGGCCGTCACCGCGCAGAACACCACCGCAGTGACCGCCGTCCACGAAATCCCCGCCGATGTGGTCGCGGCCCAGATCAAGGCGGTGCTTTCGGATCTGGATGTACGCGCCATCAAGATCGGCATGCTGTTCTCCCCCGCAATCATCGACGCGGTGGCCCGTGAATTGGAAAGCTTCGACGGTCACATCGTGCTGGACCCGGTGATGATCGCCAAATCCGGCGACGCGCTGCTTCAAGACGCGGCCATCACGGCGATGATCGACCAGATGCTGCCCCGCGCGACCCTGCTGACCCCGAACCTGCCCGAAGCCGCCCGCCTACTGGGCGCGACCGAGGGCGAAGAAATTGAAGCGCAGGCGCACGCCCTACTGGCCAAGGGTCCGCAGGCGGTCCTGATGAAGGGCGGGCATGGCACAGGCGAGACTTGCACCGACCTTCTGGTCACCCCCGACCTGCCGCCCCTGCGCCTCGACGCGCCGCGGATCGACACGCGCAACACCCACGGCACGGGATGCACCTACTCCGCCTCCATCGCCGCGTTCCTCGCGCTCGGCCACACCATGCCGGACGCCGTGACAGCAGCCCATGCCTACCTGCACGAGGCCATCAAACGCTCCGACGAGTTGCAGATCGGCGCGGGCCACGGTCCGGTCCACCACTTCCACAGCCTGTGGGACGCCCATGCCTGA
- a CDS encoding hydroxypyruvate isomerase family protein: MGLDMQFSANLGFLWNDQPLPDAIHKAKAAGFAGVELHWPYATPATDVADALRDTGLPCLGLNTQRGDVAAGDNGCTAIPGREAEARDYIDEALAYADAIGAGAVHVMAGFTDKGEAAQATFTDNLTYACAEAAKRGKTILIEPLNAYDAPGYHHGTLNEALAAREKVAADNLKIMFDCYHLQIMGGDLLRNIKVNLDAIGHIQFAAVPDRGEPDQGEVDYQWLLHEIEALGWQTPFGAEYKARSTTDAGIGWLDAYR, from the coding sequence GTGGGACTAGACATGCAATTCTCGGCCAATCTGGGCTTCCTCTGGAACGACCAGCCCCTCCCTGACGCCATCCACAAGGCCAAGGCCGCAGGCTTCGCCGGGGTTGAGCTGCACTGGCCCTATGCCACGCCCGCAACGGATGTCGCCGACGCGTTGCGCGATACCGGCCTGCCCTGTCTGGGCCTTAACACCCAACGCGGCGATGTGGCCGCGGGCGACAATGGCTGCACCGCGATCCCGGGCCGCGAAGCGGAGGCGCGCGACTATATCGACGAGGCCCTCGCCTATGCCGACGCCATCGGCGCGGGCGCGGTCCACGTCATGGCGGGTTTCACCGACAAGGGCGAAGCCGCCCAAGCGACCTTCACCGACAACCTGACCTATGCCTGCGCCGAGGCGGCCAAGCGCGGCAAGACTATTCTCATCGAGCCGCTCAACGCCTACGATGCGCCGGGCTATCACCACGGAACGCTTAATGAAGCGCTGGCCGCGCGCGAAAAAGTTGCGGCTGACAATCTGAAAATCATGTTCGATTGCTACCACTTGCAGATCATGGGCGGCGACCTTTTACGCAATATCAAGGTTAACCTCGACGCCATCGGCCACATCCAATTCGCCGCCGTGCCCGACCGGGGCGAACCCGATCAGGGCGAGGTCGACTACCAATGGCTGCTGCACGAGATCGAGGCGCTCGGCTGGCAGACGCCCTTTGGCGCGGAATACAAAGCGCGCAGCACGACCGATGCCGGGATCGGCTGGCTCGACGCCTACCGTTAA
- a CDS encoding FAD-dependent oxidoreductase has product MPEVTIIGAGVAGLCCAATLHARGAQVRVIDRAAAPGAHGCSWWAGGMLAPFCEGESAEEPVVRLGQKAADWWQDQGIEVHRHGTLVVSPARDHADLRRFGKRTVGFTELSGPQIDALEPDLAGRFAKGLFFGTEAHLTPRKALDRLWTKLAASGVSFKQAEVDPAALPGLVVDCRGFSARDALSDLRGVKGEMLMLSCPDITLSRPVRLLHPRIPLYVVPRGDGIFMLGATMIEGAAGKHPTARALLELLSAAYALNPAFGEAEVLEIGVDSRPAFPDNLPRVTREGDLIRANGLFRHGFLLAPALAGMVADAIFDTQELPHAHSA; this is encoded by the coding sequence ATGCCTGAGGTCACGATCATAGGCGCGGGGGTCGCGGGGCTGTGCTGTGCCGCAACGCTGCATGCGCGCGGCGCGCAGGTGCGCGTGATCGACCGCGCAGCGGCCCCGGGTGCCCACGGGTGTTCGTGGTGGGCGGGTGGCATGCTCGCGCCCTTTTGCGAGGGCGAAAGCGCCGAAGAGCCCGTCGTGCGGCTGGGCCAAAAGGCCGCCGATTGGTGGCAGGATCAGGGGATCGAGGTTCATCGCCATGGCACGCTCGTCGTCTCCCCCGCTCGCGACCACGCCGATCTGCGTCGCTTCGGCAAGCGCACCGTAGGCTTCACCGAGCTCTCCGGCCCGCAGATCGACGCGCTGGAGCCAGACCTTGCAGGCCGCTTCGCCAAGGGCCTTTTCTTCGGGACAGAGGCGCATCTAACGCCCCGCAAGGCGCTCGACCGACTCTGGACCAAGCTGGCCGCAAGTGGCGTCTCCTTCAAGCAGGCAGAGGTCGACCCTGCCGCCCTCCCCGGCCTCGTTGTCGATTGCCGCGGCTTTTCCGCCCGCGATGCACTCAGTGATCTGCGTGGCGTCAAGGGCGAGATGCTTATGCTTTCTTGCCCCGATATCACCCTGTCGCGGCCCGTCCGCCTGCTGCACCCGCGCATCCCGCTCTACGTGGTCCCGCGCGGCGACGGTATCTTCATGCTGGGCGCCACGATGATCGAAGGGGCCGCCGGCAAACACCCCACTGCGCGCGCGCTGCTGGAACTGCTCAGCGCCGCCTACGCGCTCAACCCCGCTTTCGGCGAGGCAGAGGTGCTGGAGATTGGCGTCGACAGCCGCCCCGCCTTCCCCGACAACCTGCCACGCGTCACTCGCGAGGGCGATCTGATCCGGGCCAACGGCCTGTTCCGGCACGGATTCCTTCTGGCCCCGGCACTGGCCGGTATGGTCGCCGACGCGATCTTCGACACACAGGAGTTGCCCCATGCGCATTCAGCTTAA
- a CDS encoding cupin domain-containing protein has translation MTPQEMDARIVRYGDLKPCKTAFIDAHTPGSDQKENFTIIGGGVSESPDQHVHIRDTPGFNIGAAGQPPKCRNSLHSHRTAEVFFVLKGRWRFFWGRWGNAGEVVLEEGDIINIPTGIFRGFENIGTDYGMIMAILGGDDAGGGVIWAPQVIEDASGHGLVLGENGKLYDTKKGESLPDGIKPMSVLTDDELKAYPEPTTQEVVPHYVARYWDMMALADRQPARVIGDGAMLHDKPGFEVELLTRGSIPAEKYTTDTHEILMPMRGHWRLDYDGGSAVLNPGDTCAVPPGVARSVQPSMTGEASLYRVRSTDDPAGPTVKA, from the coding sequence ATGACACCGCAAGAGATGGACGCCCGCATCGTCCGCTACGGCGACCTGAAACCCTGCAAGACAGCTTTCATCGACGCGCACACGCCGGGCTCGGACCAGAAGGAAAACTTCACCATCATCGGCGGCGGCGTCTCTGAGTCCCCCGACCAGCACGTCCATATCCGCGACACGCCCGGCTTCAACATCGGGGCTGCGGGCCAGCCACCGAAATGCCGCAACTCGCTGCATTCCCACCGCACGGCGGAGGTGTTCTTCGTGCTCAAGGGCCGCTGGCGCTTCTTCTGGGGCCGTTGGGGCAACGCGGGCGAGGTCGTTCTGGAAGAAGGCGATATCATCAATATCCCCACGGGCATCTTCCGGGGGTTTGAGAATATCGGCACCGACTACGGGATGATCATGGCGATCCTCGGCGGCGACGACGCGGGCGGCGGCGTGATCTGGGCGCCCCAGGTGATCGAAGATGCCAGCGGTCATGGGTTGGTGCTGGGCGAGAACGGCAAGCTCTACGACACCAAGAAAGGCGAAAGCCTGCCCGATGGGATCAAGCCGATGTCGGTGCTGACCGACGATGAGCTGAAGGCCTATCCGGAGCCTACCACGCAGGAGGTCGTGCCACATTACGTGGCCCGCTACTGGGACATGATGGCGCTGGCCGACCGCCAGCCCGCGCGCGTAATTGGCGACGGCGCGATGCTGCATGACAAGCCCGGCTTCGAGGTGGAGCTGCTGACCCGCGGCTCGATCCCCGCCGAGAAATACACCACGGACACACACGAAATCCTGATGCCCATGCGCGGCCATTGGCGGCTCGACTATGACGGCGGCTCGGCCGTGCTGAACCCCGGCGACACCTGCGCCGTGCCTCCCGGCGTGGCCCGCAGCGTGCAGCCGTCAATGACAGGCGAGGCCTCGCTTTACCGCGTGCGCAGCACCGATGATCCGGCAGGCCCAACCGTAAAGGCTTGA
- a CDS encoding FAD-dependent monooxygenase translates to MTTRRAVIAGGGIGGLATGLALAKTGWEVEVLEQAPELKEVGAGVQISPNGMHVLDALGVTPLIEETLFEPDAIELRMGRSGRRVFRLDMKNTAQVRWGNRFVQIHRADLHDALALALRAEPTARLQTHAKVTGYVRERGGASVYLERSERMFGDLVVGADGIRSEIRAQMSGADRARFTGNVAWRCVVPADALGEHAPPPRGVIWAGRGKHAVTTRVKGGTHVNFVGIVEQDSWQEEGWSIPGSVEEALRDFGDWHPSLRATLEAATGLFRWALFSRPPQATWSDGPVCVLGDAAHPMLPSMAQGAVQALEDAVVLADALSGGGDIAEALVDFELRRKPRVTQVQKRSLHNLRQFHRHTLPGQLATYAPMALVAGLAPGLAHKRQDWIYKYNPDNYPVFLT, encoded by the coding sequence ATGACGACACGGCGCGCGGTCATTGCGGGGGGCGGTATCGGCGGGCTCGCCACGGGTCTTGCGCTGGCCAAGACCGGGTGGGAGGTCGAGGTGCTGGAACAGGCGCCCGAGCTGAAAGAAGTCGGCGCGGGCGTGCAGATCAGCCCCAACGGAATGCATGTGCTCGACGCGCTTGGCGTCACCCCGCTGATCGAGGAGACGCTGTTTGAGCCCGACGCGATCGAGCTGCGCATGGGGCGGTCCGGGCGGCGGGTGTTCCGGTTGGATATGAAGAACACGGCGCAGGTGCGGTGGGGCAACCGGTTTGTACAAATTCACCGCGCGGACCTGCATGATGCGCTGGCGCTGGCGCTTCGGGCCGAGCCGACCGCGCGGCTGCAAACCCATGCGAAAGTGACCGGCTACGTGCGCGAGCGCGGGGGCGCGTCGGTCTATCTGGAACGCAGCGAGCGGATGTTTGGCGATCTGGTGGTGGGCGCGGATGGCATCCGCTCCGAGATCCGCGCGCAGATGTCCGGCGCGGACCGCGCGCGCTTCACAGGCAACGTGGCATGGCGCTGTGTCGTGCCGGCCGATGCCTTGGGCGAACACGCTCCGCCGCCGCGCGGGGTGATCTGGGCGGGCCGGGGCAAGCACGCGGTCACAACCCGCGTCAAAGGCGGCACGCATGTAAATTTCGTGGGCATCGTGGAGCAGGACAGCTGGCAGGAAGAGGGCTGGTCGATCCCCGGCTCAGTCGAGGAAGCGCTGCGGGATTTCGGAGACTGGCACCCGTCGCTGCGCGCCACGTTGGAGGCCGCGACGGGCCTGTTTCGCTGGGCGCTGTTTTCCCGCCCGCCACAGGCCACGTGGAGCGACGGACCCGTCTGCGTTCTGGGCGATGCGGCCCATCCGATGCTGCCCTCCATGGCGCAGGGCGCGGTGCAGGCGCTGGAGGACGCGGTCGTGCTGGCGGATGCCTTGTCGGGCGGCGGGGATATCGCGGAGGCGCTGGTCGACTTCGAGCTCAGGCGCAAACCGCGGGTTACGCAGGTGCAAAAGCGCAGTCTTCACAACCTGCGCCAGTTCCACCGTCACACGCTTCCAGGGCAGCTTGCGACCTACGCACCAATGGCGCTTGTGGCGGGATTGGCCCCCGGTCTGGCGCATAAGCGGCAGGATTGGATTTACAAATATAATCCAGATAATTACCCGGTGTTCCTCACGTAG
- a CDS encoding HesA/MoeB/ThiF family protein produces MSRYARQEMLPEIGAYGQAKLAATHALVVGAGGLAAPVLPYLVGAGVGRITLVDPDVVSLSNLHRQVLFSETDIGQPKARVAAEALHALNAEAMVTPIAKALTPSNAADMVNGADIVLDCADSFAASYILSDSCLAANTPLISASVLGFEGYVGGFCATAPSLRAVFPDLPARAATCATAGVMGPVVGTLGAMQAQMALSTILNLDPSPLGQLMMVNMRDFRTSGFRFDGAAESSASLSFIAADSITRDDFVVELRGTDEAPTPVTENALRLDLASFQTDPITPATGQRAVLTCRSGLRAWQAARALQDRWSGDISLIAMGDPAPTKKRQ; encoded by the coding sequence ATGAGCCGCTACGCCCGCCAGGAAATGTTGCCCGAAATAGGCGCGTACGGTCAGGCCAAACTGGCCGCAACCCACGCTTTGGTTGTGGGCGCTGGCGGACTTGCGGCCCCGGTTCTGCCCTATCTCGTCGGCGCGGGTGTCGGACGGATCACGCTGGTCGACCCGGACGTGGTGAGCCTGAGCAATCTGCACCGCCAGGTACTGTTTTCGGAGACAGATATCGGCCAACCCAAGGCCCGCGTCGCTGCCGAAGCCCTGCACGCGCTGAACGCCGAGGCAATGGTCACACCGATTGCCAAAGCTCTGACGCCGTCCAACGCTGCCGACATGGTAAACGGGGCGGACATCGTTCTAGACTGCGCCGACAGCTTCGCGGCCAGCTACATCCTGTCGGACTCCTGTCTTGCTGCGAACACCCCACTGATATCGGCCTCCGTTCTGGGTTTCGAGGGCTATGTCGGCGGCTTTTGTGCCACCGCGCCCAGCCTGCGCGCGGTTTTCCCGGACCTGCCCGCCCGCGCTGCGACCTGCGCGACGGCCGGTGTAATGGGGCCAGTGGTTGGCACGCTCGGCGCGATGCAGGCACAGATGGCTCTGAGCACCATCCTGAACCTAGACCCGTCGCCTCTCGGCCAGCTGATGATGGTTAACATGCGCGACTTCCGGACGTCTGGCTTCCGCTTTGACGGCGCGGCGGAGTCCTCCGCGTCTCTCAGCTTCATCGCCGCTGATAGCATCACGCGGGACGACTTCGTGGTCGAGCTGCGCGGGACGGACGAGGCCCCCACACCCGTTACCGAAAACGCACTACGGCTCGACCTCGCATCTTTCCAGACGGACCCAATCACCCCGGCCACCGGCCAGCGCGCCGTGCTGACCTGCCGCTCCGGGCTCCGGGCGTGGCAGGCGGCCCGCGCGCTGCAGGACCGCTGGTCCGGCGACATATCCCTCATTGCAATGGGCGATCCAGCCCCTACGAAGAAAAGGCAATAA
- a CDS encoding 3-hydroxyacyl-CoA dehydrogenase → MDISQTVALISGGASGLGAASARVIVAGGGKVVLLDRDAERGATLASELGEGARFAQTDVTSESSVETARDWALSEFGRITGAVNCAGIAIAAKTVGRDGAHPLADFQRSIDINLVGSFNVCRLAAEAMQDNDPNADGERGVLINTASVAAFDGQKGQPAYAASKGGIVGMTLPMARDLAGIGVRTMAIAPGLFLTPMLEGLPEAAQEALASQPLFPKRLGKPEEFGKLVRFIIESPYLNGSTVRLDGGIRMP, encoded by the coding sequence ATGGATATCTCTCAAACGGTTGCGCTGATCTCTGGCGGGGCTTCGGGCCTTGGGGCTGCGAGCGCGCGGGTGATCGTGGCGGGCGGCGGCAAGGTCGTGTTGCTGGACCGCGACGCGGAGCGCGGAGCTACTTTGGCGTCCGAGCTGGGCGAGGGCGCGCGGTTTGCGCAGACGGATGTGACGTCGGAAAGCTCTGTCGAGACCGCGCGGGACTGGGCGCTGTCGGAATTCGGGCGGATCACGGGGGCGGTCAATTGCGCGGGGATCGCCATCGCCGCCAAGACCGTGGGGCGCGACGGGGCGCATCCGTTGGCGGATTTTCAGCGCTCCATCGACATCAATCTTGTGGGCAGTTTCAACGTGTGCCGTCTGGCCGCGGAGGCGATGCAGGACAACGACCCGAACGCCGATGGCGAGCGCGGTGTGCTGATCAACACGGCCTCCGTCGCGGCGTTCGACGGCCAGAAAGGCCAGCCCGCCTACGCGGCGTCCAAGGGCGGCATCGTGGGCATGACGCTGCCCATGGCCCGCGATCTGGCGGGGATCGGCGTGCGCACCATGGCCATCGCGCCGGGGCTGTTTTTGACCCCGATGCTGGAAGGGCTGCCCGAGGCCGCGCAAGAGGCATTGGCAAGCCAGCCGCTGTTTCCGAAACGGCTTGGAAAGCCGGAGGAATTTGGCAAGTTGGTGCGGTTTATCATTGAATCCCCGTATCTTAACGGCTCCACCGTCCGGCTGGACGGGGGCATTCGTATGCCATGA
- a CDS encoding thiamine phosphate synthase, producing the protein MSLDRFYPIFDSADWLERLLPLGIKLVQLRVKDRTPDETRAEISRAKTLCAQHRCMLVINDYWQTAIDEGCEWVHLGQEDLDDADIPALKAAGIKLGLSTHDRAELDRAMSFDPDYVALGPIYPTILKKMKWHEQGIDKITKWKSLIGDTPLIAIGGMSIERAKGAFDAGADVVSAVTDITLNDEPEARVRDWLKATR; encoded by the coding sequence ATGAGCCTCGACCGCTTCTACCCGATTTTTGACAGCGCCGACTGGCTGGAGCGCCTGCTGCCGCTGGGCATCAAACTGGTGCAGCTCCGCGTCAAAGATCGCACGCCGGATGAGACCCGCGCCGAGATTTCCCGCGCCAAAACGCTCTGCGCGCAGCACCGCTGTATGCTGGTGATCAACGACTACTGGCAGACGGCAATCGACGAAGGCTGCGAGTGGGTTCACTTGGGTCAGGAAGACCTCGACGACGCAGATATCCCCGCGCTGAAGGCCGCCGGGATCAAGCTGGGTCTCAGCACGCACGATCGGGCCGAGCTGGATCGCGCGATGAGCTTTGACCCCGACTATGTGGCGCTCGGCCCGATCTATCCGACGATCCTGAAGAAGATGAAGTGGCACGAGCAAGGCATTGATAAAATTACGAAATGGAAAAGCCTGATTGGCGACACACCACTGATCGCCATCGGCGGGATGAGCATTGAGCGCGCCAAAGGCGCGTTTGACGCGGGCGCCGATGTCGTCTCCGCCGTCACCGATATCACGCTCAACGATGAACCTGAAGCCCGGGTCCGCGATTGGCTGAAGGCCACGCGATGA
- a CDS encoding thiazole synthase, producing MRDFYGTELANGFMLGTAQYPSPAILADAFKRSGASVATVSLRRESGQDRAGQDFWALIRDLGVHILPNTAGCHTVKEAVTTAHMAREVFDTKWIKLEVIGEEDTLQPDVFGLVEAARILSEDGFQVFPYTTEDLVVADKLLHAGCEVLMPWGAPIGSGMGLNNLFGLRAMRAHFPDVPLVIDAGLGLPSQAAQAMELGYDAVLLNTAVAKAGDPAAMAEAFAQAIAAGKQAFEADPMETRDMAAPSTPVIGKAFLT from the coding sequence ATGCGCGACTTCTACGGCACCGAACTGGCCAACGGCTTCATGCTCGGCACGGCGCAATACCCATCGCCCGCGATCCTCGCCGACGCGTTCAAGCGCTCCGGTGCATCGGTCGCCACCGTGTCCTTGCGCCGCGAAAGCGGGCAGGATCGCGCGGGACAGGATTTCTGGGCCCTGATCCGCGATCTGGGCGTGCACATCCTGCCAAACACCGCCGGGTGCCACACGGTCAAAGAGGCCGTCACGACCGCCCACATGGCCCGCGAAGTCTTTGATACAAAATGGATTAAACTCGAAGTCATCGGCGAAGAGGACACGCTGCAGCCCGACGTCTTCGGCCTGGTCGAGGCCGCGCGCATCCTGTCAGAAGACGGCTTTCAGGTCTTCCCCTACACGACCGAGGACCTCGTCGTGGCCGACAAGCTGCTGCACGCGGGCTGCGAGGTTCTGATGCCCTGGGGCGCACCCATCGGCTCCGGCATGGGGCTGAACAACCTGTTCGGCCTGCGCGCCATGCGTGCGCATTTCCCGGACGTGCCACTGGTCATCGACGCAGGGCTTGGCCTGCCTTCCCAAGCGGCTCAAGCGATGGAGCTGGGCTATGACGCGGTGCTCCTGAACACGGCCGTCGCCAAGGCGGGCGACCCGGCCGCGATGGCCGAGGCCTTCGCCCAAGCCATCGCCGCGGGCAAGCAGGCGTTCGAGGCAGACCCGATGGAAACCCGCGACATGGCGGCACCATCGACCCCTGTGATCGGAAAGGCGTTCCTGACATGA
- a CDS encoding aldolase, which produces MTETQLREQICLLAKSMFDRGLTGGSTGNISARTPDGGLLVSPTGTSFGRLDPGRLSRFDAQGTLISGDKPTKEMPLHSAFYDTRSSAGAVVHLHSCHSVAWSMMPDVDPDNFLPPLTPYAIMKLGKVQLLPFFLPGDPAMGDAVRGLAGKRSAVMLANHGPVVAGKDVEAACNAIEELEDTARLAILMRGFEARALTPEQVQNLVTKFDVEWD; this is translated from the coding sequence ATGACCGAAACCCAGCTGCGCGAGCAGATCTGCCTGCTTGCCAAATCCATGTTCGATCGGGGCCTCACTGGCGGCTCCACCGGCAACATCTCGGCGCGCACGCCGGATGGGGGCCTGTTGGTCTCGCCTACCGGGACAAGCTTCGGGCGGCTCGACCCGGGGCGGCTTTCGCGCTTTGATGCGCAGGGCACACTGATCTCGGGCGACAAACCCACAAAGGAGATGCCACTCCACAGCGCCTTTTACGACACACGCAGCAGCGCGGGCGCGGTGGTGCATCTGCATTCGTGCCATTCCGTCGCGTGGTCGATGATGCCCGATGTCGACCCCGATAACTTCCTGCCCCCGCTCACGCCCTATGCGATCATGAAGCTCGGCAAGGTCCAGCTGCTGCCCTTCTTCCTGCCTGGCGACCCGGCCATGGGCGACGCCGTGCGCGGGTTGGCGGGCAAGCGCTCCGCGGTCATGCTGGCCAATCACGGCCCTGTCGTTGCCGGAAAGGATGTCGAGGCCGCGTGCAACGCCATTGAAGAGCTCGAAGACACCGCCCGGCTGGCCATCCTGATGCGCGGGTTTGAGGCACGCGCGCTCACGCCCGAGCAGGTGCAAAACCTCGTCACCAAATTCGATGTGGAGTGGGACTAG